From Triticum aestivum cultivar Chinese Spring chromosome 4A, IWGSC CS RefSeq v2.1, whole genome shotgun sequence, a single genomic window includes:
- the LOC123081767 gene encoding NADH dehydrogenase [ubiquinone] iron-sulfur protein 3-like produces the protein MDNQSIFQYSWEILPKKWVHKMKRSEHGNRSYTNTDYPFPLLCFLKWHTYTRVQVSIDICGVDHPSRKRRFEVVHNLLSTRYNSRIRVQTSADEVTRISPVVSLFPSAGRWEREVWDMSGVSSINHPDLRRISTYYGFEGHPLRKDFPLSGYVEVRYDDPEKRVVSEPIEMTQEFRYFDFASPWEQRSDG, from the coding sequence aTGGATAACCAATCCATTTTCCAATATAGTTGGGAGATTTTACCCAAGAAATGGGTACATAAAATGAAAAGATCGGAACATGGGAATAGATCTTATACCAATACTGACTACCCATTTCCATTGTTGTGCTTTCTAAAATGGCATACCTATACAAGGGTTCAAGTTTCGATCGATATTTGCGGAGTGGATCATCCCTCTCGAAAACGAAGATTTGAAGTTGTCCATAATTTACTGAGTACTCGGTATAACTCACGCATTCGTGTACAAACAAGTGCAGACGAAGTAACACGAATATCTCCGGTAGTCAGTCTATTTCCATCAGCCGGCCGGTGGGAGCGAGAAGTATGGGATATGTCTGGTGTTTCTTCCATCAATCATCCGGATTTACGCCGTATATCAACATATTATGGTTTCGAGGGTCATCCATTACGAAAAGACTTTCCTCTGAGTGGATATGTGGAAGTACGCTATGATGATCCAGAGAAACGTGTGGTTTCTGAACCCATTGAGATGACCCAAGAATTTCGCTATTTCGATTTTGCTAGTCCTTGGGAACAGCGTAGCGACGGATAA